AAATAGAATTACCTGGGAACGCGAAAAAGGAAGAGGTGCAAAGCAAAATTGGAAAAATTCATCTGAAGATATTTGGTTCTGTACTTTTTCAAATGAATATAATTTTAATGTTGAAAATGTAAAACTGAAAAGAAAAGTAATTGCTCCATATAAAGAAAATGGAAAACCGAAAGATTGGGAAAATCATGAAAATGGTAATTTTAGATTGACGCATCCAGCAAATATTTGGACAGATATTACAATTCCGTTTTGGTCAATGCCGGAGAATACAGAACACCCAACACAGAAGCCAGAGAAATTACTTGCGAAAATTATTTTGGCAAGTAGTAAAAAAGATGATTTAATTTTTGATCCGTTTCTTGGTTCCGGAACAACTGTTGTTGTTGCAAAAAAATTATCTAGAAAATTTTGCGGAATTGAAATAGATAAAAAATTTGCGTCTTTGGCTTTAAAGAGACTAGAATTGGCAGAACAAAATTTAGAAATTCAAGGTTATAAAAACGGCGTTTTTTGGGAACGTAACACCCTTGGTTTACAAAATAAGAAAAACTAAATGCAACACGGAACTTTTGTTACCTTGCATTTATATTTTACTATAACTAAAATTTAAGATTAAATAAAAACTTTTTCGGAGGATTTTTAATGTTTAAAAAACTGATTCTTATTTCACTTAGCACAATTTTGGTATTTCTTGTTTCATGCTCGCCAAAACATTCTGAAATTGTTGTTGCAGAATATGGCGATTACGAAATTAAAATGGATGAATTTGAAAAAGCTTATGCAAAAAATGTTGGTGGAATTGAAGCTGCTAAGCAAGACTCAATTGATGAATACAATAAATTCCTTGAATTATTTGTAAACTTTAACATGAAACTGCGTGATGCAAAAGTTCGTGGATTAGAAAATGATCCGGCTATTTTAGAGGAATTAGATACTTATAAAAAAAATATTGGCGTTTCATATTATTTGGAAAAAGAATTAGTTGATAAAGGAATTAAAGAATTATATGATAGAAGAAGAGATGAAATTAGAGTTAGTCATATTTTGATTAGAAAAGATAAAATTACAGATGAAGAAGCTAAAGCAAAAGCTTATGAAATTATTGGCAGATTGAGAAAAGGTGCAAAATTTGAAGATGAAGTTAATGCAAATTCTGATGATCAATTTTCAAAAAAAAATAGCGGAGATATTTATTATATAACTGCCGGTTCTGTTCTTCCGGCATTAGAAGAAATTGCATATTCAACACAAGTTGATTCGGTAAATCCAGAGCCGCTTGCAACACAATATGGATATCATGTAATAAAAGTTACAGATAGAAAAAAAAGAACCCCGCAAGTTAGAGCAAGTCATATATTAATTGCAAAATCAAAAACCAATAATGATTCGTTAAATACAATTGCTTTGGAAAAAGCAAAAGGAATTTTGGAAAGAATTAAAAAAGGCGAAGATTTCGGTACATTGGCCAAAGAATTTTCTGAAGATCCCGGCTCAAAAGAAAATGGCGGTGATTTAGGATTTTTTGAAAGACGACAAATGGTTCAACCTTTTGACGAAACTGCATTTAACCAAGAAGTAAATCAAGTATCTGATATTGTTGAAACTCAATATGGTTATCATATTATTAAAACACTTGGAAAAACTGAATACCCAAGTTTTGAAGATGAAAAGCAAAATGTTAGAAATATTTATGAAAAGTCAAAAAGAAAAGATGATTATCAAAAATTGCTAAATCAATTTTCTAAAGAAATTGAAATTGTTACAAACGATGCAAATTTAAAAGAAATTATTTCAAACAGCGATTCAACTATTGTGAATGAGGATTATTGGAATTCAAATTTACATCAGAATTTTGGCGATAAAGTTGTAACAATAATTGATAATCAATCCTTTGAATTCGATAAAATTGTGGATTATGTTTTGCAAAATCCTAAAAATGCAAATGCTATTTTAGATGGAAAGTCAATCCCTAATTTCTTAAACGGTTTTAAGGAAGATAAAATTTTTGAAATTCAAGTTGCAAAAAGATTAGCAAACGACGAAAACTTTAACAGTCTGATGCAAGATTATAAACATGGAATTATTATCTTCAAATTACAAGAAGATGAAGTTTGGAATAAAATGAAAATGGATTCAACAGCAATAAAAAATCTTTATGAACAGAATAAAGATAATTATACTTTGCCGGATAGAGTCCAATTCAAGGAATTATTATCTAAATCAGATTCGCTTATGGAAGTATACAAAAAGGAGCTGCAAAATGGAGCAAATTTTGATTCTCTTTTGATTAAAAATAAAACCAAAGGAAGATCAGAAAATTTACCGTATCAAAATGAATTAAAAGAAGTTTCACAAAATAAATATGCACAAGCCGCATTTGCTTTATCAAATCCGGGAGATTTAACAGATATTATTGGAGATGAAAAAGGTAAAAGTATTTTGCAGCTTGTTAAAAAAGATCCGGCAAGACATAAAACTTTTGATGAAGCAAGACCTGAAGTAACAAGCGCATATCAAGATATTGAAAGCGCACAACTTGAAAATGACTATATATCACGATTAAAAACAACATATAAACCGGTTTTATATTACGATGAATTACAAAAAGCTTTTAAAAATTAGTTTTACGTTTTTTATTTTTTTATTCATTACTTGTGATGAAAAAATTGATAGAAATGAAAAAATTGTTGCTCAAGTTGGAACAAGTAAATTAACAGAAGATGAGTTAATTAATATTTTAGCAAGTAAAAGTAATTCGAACAAATACAAAGAAGAATTTATAAAAGAATGGATTGAAACAGAAATTTTGTATCAGTTAGCTTTTGAAGAAAAACTTGTAACAAAAGAAAATTATTACAGAATTCTAAAAGAATCCGAAAAAGAACTTGCTTCAGCAATTGTAATAAACAATATATTGGAAACGCACCCAATAAAATTTACGGATGATGATTTATTGGAATATTACAATTCCAAAAAAGAAGATTTTATTTTTGGAACTGATGCATTTATTCTTAATCTAATTTCGTTTAGGAATGAAGAAAGCGCAATAAATTTCAGAAATAGTGTAATCGAAAGTAATTGGCAAATCGCTTCTGAAGAAATAAGAAACAAAAAAGATTTGATTGAGGATTACAAGAATAAAACTTATCGTTCTTCACAAATTCATTCAAGTAAACTTTTAAGAATTTTAATGGAATTATTTCAAGATGAAATTAGTCTTGTTGTTGAAACGGAACCAAATAAATTTGTAATTGTTCAAATGATTGATAAAATTGATCAAAGCACTATCCCGCAGTTTGAATATGTAAAAGATAGAGTTAGAGAAAGTTATATTCTGAATAGCCAAAAAGAATTAATTTCTCACTTCCTTGATAGTTTAAAAATTGATAAAAAAGTAAAAATTTTTTAAGGAATTCGGATGAAAAAAATTACTATTGTTATTGCTTTATTTGTTACCATAAATCTAAATGCTCAAGATGTTGTTGATAAAATTGCTGCGGTAATTGGAGATGAAATTATTCTTAATTCCGAATTAGAATTTCAGCTGGCAATGTATGCAGCGCAAAGAAAAATGGATCCGCAAAATCCGGAATTAAAAAAGATACTTCTAAACAAAATGATTGAAGATAAACTTCTTTATG
The nucleotide sequence above comes from Ignavibacteriota bacterium. Encoded proteins:
- a CDS encoding DNA adenine methylase, which gives rise to MDKKKFSDKNRTLRISDEQEKVLSEKLLKINSKISADLLENKIINQDFFDVAEFLPEKFIDLLFIDPPYNLSKTFNSNKFNKLSIDDYTNWLDNLIQKLIHALKPSSSIYVCGDWLSSTSIHLVLNKYFKVKNRITWEREKGRGAKQNWKNSSEDIWFCTFSNEYNFNVENVKLKRKVIAPYKENGKPKDWENHENGNFRLTHPANIWTDITIPFWSMPENTEHPTQKPEKLLAKIILASSKKDDLIFDPFLGSGTTVVVAKKLSRKFCGIEIDKKFASLALKRLELAEQNLEIQGYKNGVFWERNTLGLQNKKN
- a CDS encoding peptidylprolyl isomerase produces the protein MFKKLILISLSTILVFLVSCSPKHSEIVVAEYGDYEIKMDEFEKAYAKNVGGIEAAKQDSIDEYNKFLELFVNFNMKLRDAKVRGLENDPAILEELDTYKKNIGVSYYLEKELVDKGIKELYDRRRDEIRVSHILIRKDKITDEEAKAKAYEIIGRLRKGAKFEDEVNANSDDQFSKKNSGDIYYITAGSVLPALEEIAYSTQVDSVNPEPLATQYGYHVIKVTDRKKRTPQVRASHILIAKSKTNNDSLNTIALEKAKGILERIKKGEDFGTLAKEFSEDPGSKENGGDLGFFERRQMVQPFDETAFNQEVNQVSDIVETQYGYHIIKTLGKTEYPSFEDEKQNVRNIYEKSKRKDDYQKLLNQFSKEIEIVTNDANLKEIISNSDSTIVNEDYWNSNLHQNFGDKVVTIIDNQSFEFDKIVDYVLQNPKNANAILDGKSIPNFLNGFKEDKIFEIQVAKRLANDENFNSLMQDYKHGIIIFKLQEDEVWNKMKMDSTAIKNLYEQNKDNYTLPDRVQFKELLSKSDSLMEVYKKELQNGANFDSLLIKNKTKGRSENLPYQNELKEVSQNKYAQAAFALSNPGDLTDIIGDEKGKSILQLVKKDPARHKTFDEARPEVTSAYQDIESAQLENDYISRLKTTYKPVLYYDELQKAFKN